In Chitinispirillales bacterium ANBcel5, the following are encoded in one genomic region:
- a CDS encoding class I SAM-dependent methyltransferase: MSETRACEICGSTTYKRFVGKESFLFCCNTCRHSMRDLDVCHAGARLHAWGGSDSFDAIRSTLTLRRIRKLLKGQHRLSVLEIGFGSGKLLAEMHKAGHSISGIEAGLLEKDTPPLIAQNGTLYLDSVENIALPEESFDFVYAIHVAEHLKDPVAVMKKCAAALKKGGTLYLLTPNGASKGLTLFKEAWWNFEDPTHIRFFSPDSIRHLLESAGFSRVKVSIPLWDSLTLEVNSALRAVLKDKKMKHGILEGLFTKFVDIALLPPFLLSRCIIPSLAPTIEIVAEK, encoded by the coding sequence ATGAGCGAAACACGAGCCTGTGAAATCTGCGGAAGTACTACCTATAAACGATTTGTGGGAAAGGAATCATTTCTTTTTTGCTGCAATACCTGCCGCCATAGCATGCGAGATCTGGATGTTTGCCACGCTGGTGCCCGTCTCCATGCGTGGGGAGGGTCAGATTCCTTTGATGCGATCCGGTCGACACTAACTCTAAGGCGCATCAGAAAATTACTGAAAGGTCAACACCGCCTCTCCGTTCTCGAAATTGGTTTTGGCTCAGGAAAACTCCTGGCAGAGATGCACAAAGCTGGACATTCTATTAGTGGAATAGAAGCTGGTTTGTTAGAAAAGGATACCCCCCCCCTTATTGCACAGAATGGCACGCTCTATCTCGACAGCGTTGAAAATATCGCATTACCAGAGGAATCCTTTGATTTTGTGTACGCTATCCATGTAGCTGAGCACCTTAAAGATCCTGTAGCCGTTATGAAAAAATGTGCTGCGGCACTGAAAAAGGGCGGCACACTCTATCTGCTCACTCCAAATGGCGCATCAAAGGGACTAACCCTTTTTAAAGAGGCATGGTGGAATTTTGAAGATCCCACGCATATCCGGTTTTTCTCTCCCGATTCCATTCGCCACCTGCTTGAAAGTGCCGGATTTAGCAGGGTAAAAGTATCTATACCCCTGTGGGACAGCCTCACTCTGGAAGTAAACAGTGCATTGCGGGCTGTTTTAAAAGACAAAAAGATGAAACATGGTATTCTGGAGGGTCTTTTTACCAAATTTGTGGACATTGCACTTTTACCCCCCTTTCTCCTTTCCCGCTGCATTATCCCATCACTGGCTCCAACGATCGAGATAGTTGCAGAAAAGTGA
- a CDS encoding glutaminyl-peptide cyclotransferase encodes MKIKATVISFILLASLSVCAQRSNTPRLPSVSVPVVRPQIVSTLPHDTLAFTQGFLCRGDYLYQSTGIVGRSSLRQIDRHSGEIQQKIDVPGVFGEGIAILGDELVQLTWQEGVAIRYSFPDLENRGTFRYSGEGWGLTSDSQTFILTNGSDTLYLRDQNFSVQKKIPVTLDGKPLRNLNELEYLNGKVYANVFTQAFIAEIDLSSGVVTRIIDCRDLVQREQPLNHEQVLNGVAYCGEQERWYLTGKEWNHIYLVEIP; translated from the coding sequence ATGAAAATAAAAGCTACAGTTATCAGTTTTATTCTTTTAGCATCATTATCCGTTTGTGCCCAGCGCTCAAATACCCCCCGGCTTCCGTCGGTTTCTGTACCGGTGGTCAGACCACAGATAGTCTCCACTCTTCCCCACGATACCCTGGCATTCACACAGGGTTTTCTATGCAGAGGTGATTACCTGTATCAAAGTACAGGGATAGTTGGACGTTCCAGCCTCAGGCAAATAGACCGGCACTCAGGAGAGATACAGCAAAAGATCGATGTGCCCGGTGTTTTCGGGGAGGGGATAGCGATTCTTGGGGATGAGCTGGTGCAATTAACCTGGCAGGAGGGTGTCGCGATCAGATACAGTTTCCCGGACCTTGAAAACCGGGGAACCTTCAGATACAGCGGTGAGGGATGGGGTTTAACAAGTGATTCACAAACCTTTATTTTGACTAATGGTTCCGATACACTGTATTTAAGGGATCAGAACTTTTCTGTTCAAAAAAAGATTCCTGTTACCCTTGATGGCAAACCTTTACGTAACCTTAATGAGCTCGAATACTTAAATGGTAAGGTCTATGCCAATGTGTTTACTCAGGCGTTCATCGCCGAAATAGACCTTTCCAGCGGCGTTGTTACCCGAATCATTGACTGCAGAGATCTGGTACAACGTGAACAGCCCCTCAACCATGAACAGGTTTTAAATGGTGTGGCCTACTGCGG
- a CDS encoding amylo-alpha-1,6-glucosidase yields MEKDIVRTLDCHSRADISNTEWLVTNGLGGYASGTVSGVMTRRYHGMLIASHSFRRLMMLNFLEEMVEQDRSSVFLNGDQPEFREQKVEQRECLCEFRLDNGLPVWLYKTEFGTIEKRLCMSYGNNTVALRYSLTEGSDELKLTLTPYMNFRGHGESKELENFDDYTIIVAKNGVEVTKSTEYPSLKLSGAGFDFKAGKENKEVWYSEEYNNGYSPGEWLFSPGKLQARLRCGEEVSVLISTEEWEQINSTAPRELFGAAKNRAKKLISTALPEAQLGDRAELVLAADQFIVDYGREERALSKTVVAGYHWFGDWGRDTMISLEGLTLCTGRTAEAASVLTTFAKHIKNGLIPNLFPEGANVGAYHTADATLWFFHAFDRYVSITSDKSMIPWFNRLFEDIIEHHLNGTDFCIAVDKQDMLLSQGQQDFQLTWMDAKVDGWVVTPRRGKAVEVNALWFNALKVAQKYARINNDGNNEKRYAEIAKRVRESFNDRFWYDDGGYLFDVIDGEQGEDVSLRPNQIFAVSLPNAVLDQIRWGSVLQVVKEKLLTPVGLRTLSQGHPDYKPVYFGTIQSRDAAYHQGTVWPWLIGPFIDAWLKTYPKEISQAHSFLEGIKDNLNYGCIGSINEIFDAEPPFKPKGCIAQAWSVAEVLRSLIQLNKQG; encoded by the coding sequence ATGGAAAAGGATATTGTCAGGACTTTGGATTGCCACTCCCGGGCTGATATCAGTAACACCGAATGGCTTGTTACCAATGGTCTGGGCGGGTATGCTTCGGGAACCGTTTCGGGGGTGATGACACGGCGATATCATGGGATGTTGATTGCATCCCATAGTTTTAGGCGCCTTATGATGCTAAATTTTTTGGAAGAGATGGTAGAGCAGGATAGAAGCTCCGTTTTCCTGAATGGTGACCAACCAGAGTTTAGAGAACAGAAAGTTGAACAGAGAGAGTGTCTTTGTGAGTTTCGCCTCGATAACGGATTGCCGGTATGGCTATATAAAACAGAGTTTGGAACCATAGAAAAACGACTATGCATGTCCTATGGAAACAATACAGTGGCACTGCGTTACAGTCTTACTGAGGGAAGCGATGAATTGAAGTTAACCCTTACTCCTTATATGAATTTCAGGGGGCATGGCGAAAGCAAGGAACTTGAAAACTTCGATGATTATACCATAATAGTGGCAAAGAACGGGGTAGAGGTAACCAAGAGTACTGAATACCCTTCCTTAAAACTTTCAGGTGCAGGTTTTGATTTTAAAGCTGGCAAAGAGAACAAAGAAGTGTGGTACAGTGAAGAATACAATAACGGTTACTCACCCGGCGAGTGGTTGTTTAGCCCCGGAAAGTTGCAAGCTCGTCTCAGGTGCGGGGAAGAGGTTTCGGTACTGATTTCAACAGAGGAGTGGGAGCAGATCAACTCCACAGCTCCCCGGGAGCTTTTTGGTGCTGCAAAGAATAGGGCAAAAAAGTTGATCAGCACTGCACTGCCAGAGGCGCAGCTCGGGGATAGGGCTGAGCTGGTTTTAGCTGCTGATCAGTTTATTGTCGATTATGGCAGAGAAGAACGTGCACTCTCCAAGACCGTTGTGGCCGGGTATCATTGGTTTGGCGACTGGGGACGAGACACAATGATTAGCCTTGAAGGGCTTACGCTCTGTACTGGAAGAACAGCTGAAGCGGCATCTGTTTTGACTACCTTTGCAAAGCATATTAAAAACGGCCTCATTCCCAATCTTTTCCCTGAAGGGGCCAATGTAGGGGCGTATCACACTGCTGATGCAACGCTTTGGTTTTTCCACGCTTTCGATCGTTACGTATCGATTACTTCGGATAAAAGCATGATCCCCTGGTTTAACCGCTTGTTTGAGGATATCATTGAACATCATTTAAATGGAACCGATTTTTGCATCGCTGTGGATAAGCAGGATATGCTTCTTAGTCAGGGGCAGCAAGATTTTCAGCTTACCTGGATGGATGCCAAAGTTGATGGCTGGGTGGTTACACCAAGACGGGGAAAAGCGGTAGAGGTTAATGCTCTTTGGTTCAATGCTTTAAAAGTGGCTCAGAAGTATGCCCGTATAAATAATGATGGAAACAATGAAAAACGATACGCAGAGATAGCAAAGAGAGTCAGGGAATCTTTTAACGATAGATTCTGGTATGATGATGGAGGGTATTTGTTTGATGTTATCGACGGAGAGCAGGGTGAGGATGTTTCACTGAGGCCAAATCAGATATTTGCAGTCTCGTTGCCCAATGCTGTGTTAGATCAAATCCGTTGGGGATCGGTTCTGCAGGTGGTAAAAGAGAAACTGCTTACTCCTGTTGGTTTGCGTACACTTTCACAGGGGCATCCCGATTACAAACCAGTCTACTTTGGTACCATTCAATCCAGGGATGCTGCGTATCACCAGGGAACTGTATGGCCCTGGTTGATTGGGCCTTTCATAGATGCATGGTTAAAAACATACCCCAAAGAGATCAGTCAGGCACATTCGTTTCTTGAGGGTATAAAAGATAACCTGAATTATGGATGCATAGGGTCGATCAATGAAATATTTGACGCAGAACCGCCATTTAAGCCAAAGGGATGCATTGCTCAGGCATGGAGTGTGGCAGAAGTGTTACGCTCCCTTATTCAGTTAAACAAACAGGGATGA
- a CDS encoding lysylphosphatidylglycerol synthase transmembrane domain-containing protein codes for MKNLFNIKFPRWAKLCLTITIIATVISKLGWENIVHTVLHTNLLWLFLSLAIFTVSIISGVLQWHTLLKNRGIQTPRSRACKIYFMGLFFSNFLLGGILGDAVRVAAIHSHENEGKKGLAATFLDRFAGLWVLCGFAVTGSLIVLSSGGLNDSMINLVSLTLAVMFMIFAGIMTFLTLKPLQRAVFTVTDYFGPLRKLGLRAILSEMLINARDIKLLSTIASLSTITQVLRISSYILVAHSLGLVTSSNIGYFFVLIPITGIMTTIPLPFGFRETIAGALFSLAGLQAEAAFVLGFLASIVAISASLPGGIFLIFDKSSSRSKTKKRKEKLGLKLQEPGS; via the coding sequence TTGAAGAATCTCTTCAACATAAAATTTCCCCGCTGGGCTAAATTATGTCTCACCATTACGATAATCGCAACGGTAATTTCAAAACTAGGGTGGGAGAATATTGTCCACACGGTATTGCATACCAACCTGCTCTGGTTATTTCTTTCCCTGGCAATTTTCACGGTGAGCATAATATCGGGAGTACTGCAGTGGCATACACTGCTTAAAAACCGCGGTATCCAAACACCCCGGAGCCGCGCCTGTAAGATCTACTTTATGGGGCTTTTTTTCAGCAACTTCCTTTTGGGCGGAATTTTGGGTGATGCGGTTAGAGTTGCAGCCATCCACAGCCACGAAAATGAGGGAAAAAAAGGACTGGCTGCCACGTTTCTCGACCGCTTTGCCGGGCTTTGGGTGCTGTGTGGATTCGCTGTTACCGGAAGCCTGATTGTGCTCTCAAGTGGTGGATTAAATGACTCGATGATAAATCTTGTCAGTTTAACCCTTGCTGTGATGTTTATGATTTTCGCCGGCATAATGACCTTTTTAACGCTAAAGCCCCTTCAGCGTGCTGTTTTCACTGTTACCGACTACTTTGGTCCCCTTAGAAAACTTGGCCTCAGGGCGATACTTTCAGAGATGCTTATAAATGCCCGTGATATAAAACTGCTATCCACCATCGCCAGCCTATCAACCATAACGCAGGTGCTCCGCATATCATCCTACATTCTTGTTGCCCATTCCCTTGGTTTGGTGACCAGCAGCAATATAGGCTACTTCTTTGTGCTTATTCCCATTACAGGCATTATGACTACGATACCACTGCCCTTTGGCTTTCGTGAAACTATTGCAGGGGCACTTTTCTCCCTTGCGGGACTTCAGGCTGAAGCAGCATTTGTGCTGGGGTTTCTTGCCTCCATCGTGGCCATCAGTGCCAGTTTGCCAGGCGGAATATTTTTAATATTCGACAAATCGAGTAGCCGTAGTAAGACAAAAAAGAGAAAAGAAAAGCTCGGCCTCAAACTTCAGGAACCCGGTTCCTGA